The Candidatus Obscuribacter sp. genomic interval GAGTGGCTCTTTGACCGTCACACAGTGCTCAAAGGCAAGTTGTTACAGGCTACTATCCGCAGTGGAGAAGCTGCAGCCAATCCCAATACCAGTCTTGATGCACTTGTCTATTTTAATGATGGCGACTGGCTCAAAGAGCTGTATCGTGGCAAACGCACACGTGAGTCAATCACACTCAAAAGTGGTGAAATAGTCTCAGGTAATGTGCGCTCAGTGGGTGAAGAAGCACTCAATATTGAAATTATTCCGGGCACTATTAAAAAGATTGAGCTGGGCGATATTGTGGGCGTGGACAGTCCCTATGCCTATCGCATCAATGTAGCGCTGGCTAATGTCAAAATCGCACCCGATAGTCAGGACCTGGCTGCTGATGGTGGCGCAGTGCAATTTACACCAGCTACTATCATCAACGGCAAATTTGGCAATCAACTGGCTAAAAACAAAACGGCAATTTTGCCCGCCTCTAATTTGCCTGGTACTGAGGGTGGTATCACGCGCAATAAAATCGCTTCTATGGTTGCTGCCGACACAATCAATACACTGGCACCGCTTATTGCCATACCGATTGTTGTGCCTCTGGGTGAGCGCTCAGCCATACGCGGACTCAATAGCTATCAGCAAGCTGATTTTATTAATAGTGTGCTTGATTTGCCGCCGACACCATCGGCTATTGCCCGTTTTTAAGTTCTGTCGTTGTTTAGCTCAAACCAAAAGGTACTACCCTGACCCGGTTGGCTTGTCACGCCAATAGTGCCAGAGTGTTGTTCTACGATTGCTTTGCAGATAGCCAGACCCAGTCCTGTGCCGCCTTTTTCTCGGCTGTCTGACGAATCAATCTGATGGAATTTTTCGAAGATACGGTCTTTTTGATCGTCAGCTATTCCCGGGCCAAAGTCTTCCACCGCAAAGTTAATAAGGCTCTGTTTGGGTGAAGTCACTTTGATGCGGACGTCAGCACCTGGGCTGGAGAATTTGACGGCATTTGAAATTAGATTAGTCAGTATTTGCGTCAGTTTGTCTGCGTCACCTCTTACTGTGCCATCAAAATTGAGCACTGGTATCAGATTGACTCCCGCTTTTAGTGCCATACCGGCAGTGGCATGGATAGAGTCATCGACCAGTTTACTAACAGGTACATCTTTGAGGTACATGTCCATTGCGCCTGCTTCGATTTTACGCAAGTCGAGCATTTCGTTGATCAGGCGTATCAGTCTATCGGTAGACTCTCTAGCCACTTCGATAAATTCTTTGCCCTCGCTCGAATCAAGCGTTACGATATCGTTTTCGAGTAGGCCGAGAGCACCTCTTATAGAAGTAAGGGGCGTGCGCAATTCGTGGGATACTACCGAATAAAACTCGCTGACCCGGCTTTCTGCTAACTTTCTTTCGGTGATGTTGTGAATGATAAACGATGTGCCAGTTCTCTGACCGGTACTATTGAGCACTCTATCTACTGTCAGTGCCACATCGATGATTGCGCCACTTTTGGTTACAAGCTTTGTGTCAATGGCGGGATTGTCTGTATTGCCATTTAAAAATGGTTTACTCAAAGCTGTCAGTGGTGGATTTTTGGGCTCAAGCAAATCTACTGAGCAACCCTTTAGTTCCTCAGCCGAATAGCCAAAAAGTCTCTCTGCTCCTTTGTTCCAACTAGTGATTTTGCCGCCAAGGGAGGCTCCGATAATAGCATCAGTGCTCGATTGCACCACATTGAGTAGATTTTGATTGAGTGTCGCTGTCCTGGTGCGCACTAGATAATCACCGATTTGCTGACCAAGTGAATTGAGCATAGAGAGTTGGTCTTGCGCTATCGAAATGATTTTTTCACAGTAAAAGTCAATTTGCATAAAGACTTTGCCTTTTATGGTAATTGGCAAAGTGTAGATTTTGACTAGCTTGGGGCGTTCTTTAAGCGGTTTGTTCAGGGCATCGCTATGGATTTCTGCTACTACAAAGCCATGCGCTTCTTCTGGATTGGGATTGCCCAGATCAAGAGTATTAGTCTCAAATTCGGTGATTAGTGCAGCAAAAGCTAGATCCTTTGGCACTATTGCATTGACCAGGCGGGCCAACAAAAGATGAGCAATTGATCTAAAGGTTTTGGCCTCAAACAATAGTTTTGTTACTGCGTATTGAGTTGTGATCTGATGTTTGCGCTGTCTCAGTTCTCTCGTTTTAAGCGCTACCAGCTCTTCTACGTGGGCTCGTGTCGTTTCCAGTTCTGATTGTCTTTGAGCGATTGCGGTTAGCTCTTTTGTGGTGGAGTGTATGGCAGTAAACAAAAAGATGTCTTCAAAGACAACCCACCAGACATGCTCTACCCAGCGCCAGGGCTGGATTGTCGCTACTCCGTAAATGGACTCAGGATAAACTATGCCCCTGACGATGTGATCGATTGTCACCACCAGCGATGCGGTTATGAGCACCCGCCAGTCTCTATAAAAGCTCAAAAAAGCTAGTGAACCAAAGATATGAAAGTGAGTCTCAACACGACCACCAGTGAGATGTATCAATAGTGCAGAATAAAGCATCTGGGCCAGGGCAATTGTTTGCCTGGTCTGTGTTTTGCCGGGCTCTTTGATAATAAGCCAGAGTGGTCTGGATATAATCAGGCCGCCCAGCACAATTGCCGTTATAAGATGTAAGTGCACTGAACTCTGGCGACCGATATAGGTTAAGGGTGAGACAAATAATGCCACCACTATGCCAGATAGCCACTCCAGTACCAGTAGATAGCCAAAGATTTTGTCTATGCGTTGATATGATTGCAGTTTGAGTTCTTGCAGTATTTGATCGCTGCGACTATTGTTTTGAGTCAGTAGTTCTGCTTCGATTGCCATCAGCGCGTCCTCAAAATAGCGCTCTCTAGTGGGCAGCCGTAGACATTACTGCGCAATACAGCTAGTTCTGGCGAGATTTTACTGGAGAGTACCTGCTCTAGCAGGTCCGCTCCCTGACTATCTCCTTCGTGCCCCCGACCAGGAGTGATGCCGCCGGCAAAATTAAGATTGCCCTGGCTGTCATAGTTGAGTACCAGTCCACTGGTAGCCGCCTTAAAGGACGACATTTCAGATTGATTGATGTCGTCTATCATAATTAGATTGGTGATTTTTTTTGCTTGCTCTGTCAGTCCGGTTTGTTGCCAGCTTGAGTCTGCGCCTTGTGGTTTGACAAATATGGCATAGGCGCGGGCCTCTCTATGGTGGCTTAGCAGGTGTTCGATTTTGCTTAGAGTGGCTATGGAGCAGGGACACTTGGGGTGCAAAAACAAAAGTACGGTATTACCAGTCTTGCATCTTTGCAGAGTGCTAGCAGCAGGCCAGGACTGAGGTGATGCCAGATATTCACCTTCGGTTGTCTGATAGCTCAATAGGACAACAAAGCCAAATCCGATAAGGAGTAACCAGATAGCTGAGTAGCTCAGCTGGCGCATTAATCCCGTTACTAGGTTAGGCGCTTTCCCTGGCATTGTTTTCACTTGTGTCTAAAATTGCTTGGATTTGCATCGGCAATATCATCGGATTGAATGGTTTGGGGATGACACCTTTTGCGCCCCAACTCATACATTTAGTCAGATCTCTAGCTTGAGCCAGGCTGGTCATAAAAATTACTGGTATCGCTTTGACCGTTTCTATTTCTCGTAACCGGCTTAGCACTTCAAACCCGTCCATCTCGGGCATCAATACGTCCAGAACAATTAAGTCCGGGTCAAATGACTGGGCTAACTTGAGCGCGTCTTGGCCAGAGGCCGCAATCGCTACTTCCCATTTGCCTACCTTTTGCAGGCAAACTGCAGCTACCTTGCTGATAGCGAGGTCATCGTCCACCAGCAAGACCTTATTTATTTGCATTTGGTTACCCGCCTGATTGGATGCCATACTACTATTAATCCTCAGATCGCCCTTGCCGACCATCACCTAAAGGGATGAGATAGCGATTTTGCCAGCGCTCTTGAGTCAAATACCGCCGCCAGAGGGCATTTAGCTGGACAATAAGTTTTGTCTTTGGCAATAGATTAGTGTTTGACCAGGCTTAGAGCCATGGCAACGGCTGCTATTGCCATTACTAGTGTGGCAAGCCAGCCTCCCAAACTAACAAGAGGGCTATTGATGCGCTCACCCATGATTTTTTTGTTCTGACTAATAAGCATTACCAAAAGAAGCAGTGGTGGTGCTAGCACACCATTTAAAATTGCCGTCCAGTAAAGAGCATCCATGGCGTTTATCTTGAGGTAGTTAAAGGTCATGGCAAAAAATGCCGAGATGGCAAATAGACTGTAAAAACGTTTTGCTTTCCACCATTGCTCACTAAAGCCACAGGGCCAGCCGAGAGCCTCGGCAATGGCATAGCTAGAAGAGCCTATTAAAACGGGAATAGCAAGAAACCCTGTACCTATAAAGCCGGCGGCAAATAGTATCTCTGCCCCACTACCGAGCAAAGGCTCGAGCGCTTTTGCGGCCTGGCTTGCTGACTCAATAGTGTATCCTTTAGTACTATTGCTGCATCCAGGTGGCAAAAAAAGGCTGTGGCCACATAAGCAAAAAGACTGAGTGTGAGCCACTTAAAGACGTTGGCTATAGTTTTGTAGGATAGAAAGATCAAGCTTGCCGTTAGAACAATTGTAATAGGTAAAATCATCCAGATTTCGCTTATTTGCGGTGCAAGCAGGTGCACGCCCGCTGCTATAGCGCCGATGTCGGCGCCAGCATTGATGATATTGGCTATAAGCAAGAGCGATAGTGCTGACCACAGCACAGCTGGCGGATAGTGCTCTTTAATTTCCCACAGTGCTGTATGTTGCTATGCCCGAGGGATCATCGTCTGATGCCCCGGTTATCAGTCCCGGTCCCATTATACTCAGGGCTCTTGCTGCGGTGGTACCGCCAGTGGTGTTTTAGCGCCTGATTGTCTCTGGGCACTCAAAAAATAACTTTTGCTAGCTCAACAGTGGCTTCTGCTAATTGTGCCTTGCAGGTCCACCAATTGAGAGGGTTCCCATTTGCGGCAGCATTTTATATTACTTATTTTGCACTGGTTGTGACATCACCAGTGGCGCTATGCTCAAAATGTAGCATTTGCAGGTACAGTTGTATGTCAATTTTGATTGGTAAATATGAATTTGAAGCACCCACTGCCCACGATGACATTCCAGAGCAAGCCGGACTCTATGCTGTAATACTGGAGCAAAATCAGGATCTGTTTTTAGTAGAGGTGCATGACACAAATAACTTGCATGCAACTCTTGCCAGCCGAGTCTTGAAGCGCAATGACCGCTCTATTGTCTATCTGGTCACAGGCGATAAGGCGGAGCGTACTGAGGCACTTAATCAGCTATTATGTGAATTTGAATTCGATCACGAAGAGTGCTCTCAGGGCATTGGCAATAAGCGCACTGAGACCAATGCCGGCATTGCTGTTTCGCTTTAATATGTTCCAGCAGTGAGACTGTGATCAAGTATTAGCTTTGAGTCAAAGCTTTATTGTCGATCAGGCCTGACTGGATATGGACAAACCTGTTGATTGGCATGGCGTAAATGACACCATCGCCCTGTTGATGAGTACTGACTGTGACGCTAATAAGCTCCATCAGCTCTTCACTGCGCTCATCGGGCACGGCTACTTCAATACGCATGCGCGCCTGCAGGTGCACAGGGTCATTGGGTACCAGGCTTGAGCCCTGGGCTTCATCCACTGTGTAATGTTTAAAACCAGCTTTGCGCAGGGCTCTGGTCAGTCTATCGACCATAAAAGGTTGGATGATTGCTGTAATTAGCTGCATTAGTTGACCTATTT includes:
- a CDS encoding divalent metal cation transporter, whose protein sequence is MLWSALSLLLIANIINAGADIGAIAAGVHLLAPQISEIWMILPITIVLTASLIFLSYKTIANVFKWLTLSLFAYVATAFFCHLDAAIVLKDTLLSQQARPQKRSSLCSVVGQRYYLPPAL
- a CDS encoding response regulator; this encodes MQINKVLLVDDDLAISKVAAVCLQKVGKWEVAIAASGQDALKLAQSFDPDLIVLDVLMPEMDGFEVLSRLREIETVKAIPVIFMTSLAQARDLTKCMSWGAKGVIPKPFNPMILPMQIQAILDTSENNARESA
- a CDS encoding P-II family nitrogen regulator, with product MQLITAIIQPFMVDRLTRALRKAGFKHYTVDEAQGSSLVPNDPVHLQARMRIEVAVPDERSEELMELISVTVSTHQQGDGVIYAMPINRFVHIQSGLIDNKALTQS
- a CDS encoding divalent metal cation transporter — encoded protein: MLGSGAEILFAAGFIGTGFLAIPVLIGSSSYAIAEALGWPCGFSEQWWKAKRFYSLFAISAFFAMTFNYLKINAMDALYWTAILNGVLAPPLLLLVMLISQNKKIMGERINSPLVSLGGWLATLVMAIAAVAMALSLVKH
- a CDS encoding PAS domain S-box protein is translated as MAIEAELLTQNNSRSDQILQELKLQSYQRIDKIFGYLLVLEWLSGIVVALFVSPLTYIGRQSSVHLHLITAIVLGGLIISRPLWLIIKEPGKTQTRQTIALAQMLYSALLIHLTGGRVETHFHIFGSLAFLSFYRDWRVLITASLVVTIDHIVRGIVYPESIYGVATIQPWRWVEHVWWVVFEDIFLFTAIHSTTKELTAIAQRQSELETTRAHVEELVALKTRELRQRKHQITTQYAVTKLLFEAKTFRSIAHLLLARLVNAIVPKDLAFAALITEFETNTLDLGNPNPEEAHGFVVAEIHSDALNKPLKERPKLVKIYTLPITIKGKVFMQIDFYCEKIISIAQDQLSMLNSLGQQIGDYLVRTRTATLNQNLLNVVQSSTDAIIGASLGGKITSWNKGAERLFGYSAEELKGCSVDLLEPKNPPLTALSKPFLNGNTDNPAIDTKLVTKSGAIIDVALTVDRVLNSTGQRTGTSFIIHNITERKLAESRVSEFYSVVSHELRTPLTSIRGALGLLENDIVTLDSSEGKEFIEVARESTDRLIRLINEMLDLRKIEAGAMDMYLKDVPVSKLVDDSIHATAGMALKAGVNLIPVLNFDGTVRGDADKLTQILTNLISNAVKFSSPGADVRIKVTSPKQSLINFAVEDFGPGIADDQKDRIFEKFHQIDSSDSREKGGTGLGLAICKAIVEQHSGTIGVTSQPGQGSTFWFELNNDRT